A single region of the Halorhabdus rudnickae genome encodes:
- a CDS encoding transcription initiation factor IIB yields the protein MATSDSYDHRFDEDVPSGSNTGCPDCGGQVRTNSIETVCEDCGLVLHEEPIDHGPEWRSFEDDRTNPERTGAPLTPTRHDRGISTEIGRKTDGKGNDLSGSKRRQLGRFRREHSRARFRSKSERNLAHGLSEVSRIVSALDVSNVIDDQACDLFRSAQSEDLFHGRSIEAMAAGSVYAACRCNRLPWTLDEVSAVARVNKDRVENAYRALNRELRLPTVPPSPQQYVPRLASELGISQEVRQEAERLAKKAENHRLANGRNPIGVAAGCLYEAIQRGDESVTQCALGECADVSPNTVRDRWQELQRLE from the coding sequence ATGGCGACCAGCGATAGCTACGACCATCGATTCGACGAAGACGTACCGAGCGGATCAAACACCGGCTGTCCGGACTGTGGTGGCCAGGTTCGAACGAATTCGATCGAGACAGTCTGTGAGGACTGTGGTCTGGTTCTCCACGAAGAACCGATCGATCATGGGCCGGAATGGCGATCCTTCGAGGACGACCGAACGAATCCAGAACGCACTGGTGCTCCCCTCACGCCGACGAGGCACGATCGCGGCATTTCGACGGAGATCGGCCGGAAGACCGACGGAAAGGGCAACGATCTCTCGGGATCGAAGCGCAGGCAACTCGGTCGGTTCCGACGTGAGCACAGTCGAGCGCGTTTCCGTTCGAAGAGCGAGCGAAATCTGGCCCACGGCCTCTCCGAAGTCAGTCGGATCGTGAGTGCACTCGACGTTTCGAACGTGATCGACGACCAGGCGTGTGATCTCTTCCGGAGCGCTCAGAGCGAGGACCTGTTTCACGGGCGATCGATCGAGGCGATGGCAGCCGGCAGTGTCTACGCAGCCTGTCGGTGCAATCGGCTTCCGTGGACGCTCGACGAGGTGAGCGCGGTCGCACGGGTGAACAAGGACCGAGTCGAGAACGCCTATCGGGCGTTGAATCGGGAACTGAGGCTGCCCACGGTCCCGCCGTCACCGCAGCAGTACGTGCCTCGGCTGGCGTCAGAACTGGGTATCTCCCAAGAGGTGCGTCAAGAGGCGGAGCGATTGGCGAAGAAGGCGGAGAACCATCGTCTTGCGAACGGTCGCAATCCCATCGGAGTGGCAGCCGGTTGTCTGTACGAAGCGATTCAGCGAGGTGACGAAAGCGTGACGCAGTGTGCCCTTGGAGAGTGTGCAGACGTCTCACCGAACACAGTACGTGACCGCTGGCAAGAGCTCCAGCGACTCGAATAG
- a CDS encoding CBS domain-containing protein, whose translation MVQDRYVCTADDLATQTIATKPPDASVAETSEWLEAEGFDAAPVSDGEDIRGYVVLEELQVAPSDDRIVDHTNPITIEEIISADATFEEVLAALYEEPFYFLGGQNRLTGILTRADLNTSPARMRLFDRITLLEDRFRELIVDVAPDWKERVALNQNVVEDIKERHAEARRSNIELDEIHYAQFSTLATIVSDIEACWKACGFSSDHRASSQLDDLTELRNAVAHSQQVIQNTEGGLGEGRTIGTVEQTYTTLESCLENLSS comes from the coding sequence ATGGTTCAGGATCGGTACGTCTGTACAGCAGACGACCTCGCGACGCAAACGATCGCGACAAAACCTCCCGACGCGTCCGTTGCTGAGACGAGCGAGTGGCTCGAAGCTGAAGGCTTCGACGCGGCACCAGTAAGTGATGGGGAAGACATTCGAGGATATGTCGTTTTGGAGGAGCTACAGGTTGCTCCGTCCGACGACCGCATTGTGGATCATACAAATCCGATAACGATCGAAGAGATCATCTCAGCTGACGCCACGTTCGAAGAAGTGCTAGCGGCGCTCTACGAGGAACCGTTCTATTTCCTCGGTGGTCAAAATCGCTTGACAGGGATATTGACGCGAGCGGATCTGAATACATCCCCAGCGAGGATGCGCCTGTTCGATCGAATCACGTTACTCGAGGATCGGTTCCGTGAACTCATCGTCGACGTAGCGCCCGACTGGAAAGAGCGAGTTGCACTCAATCAGAACGTGGTTGAGGACATCAAAGAGCGACACGCTGAGGCCCGTCGATCGAATATTGAACTCGACGAAATTCACTACGCACAGTTTTCGACACTCGCGACGATCGTCAGCGATATCGAAGCGTGTTGGAAAGCCTGTGGATTTTCGAGCGATCATCGGGCGTCGAGCCAACTTGATGACTTGACCGAGTTGCGAAATGCGGTTGCACATTCCCAACAGGTCATCCAGAACACCGAAGGTGGATTAGGGGAGGGGCGAACGATCGGTACTGTAGAACAAACGTATACGACTCTTGAGAGTTGTCTCGAAAACCTCTCGTCATGA
- a CDS encoding restriction endonuclease, translated as MAVLDDLSGFEFEDLIEDVFRNLGYEDVRQAERTADEGRDVIMEEVVDGTRRAIVVECKHTGTVGRPVVQKLHSAVATFDFDGPRRGMVVTTGRFTNPAEEYVQRLRENDDPHPIELLDGEDLREIADEIGLDLYNGRIEILCDEALRPYDPAADVEAPVREAFRNIENIDAGDLPPPHSQVLFRPVVAITADTNAVFETSVGEIHRINDRTRFVVHAERGHPQVADDDVATLVTENLHATVDLEEDRFAEIFDEIEQRRFGQTQTEYKDWAVDRLQDYHTTTVTYTGDNNVTYNKTCEPNLSDISVQSIEPVYLPEVRQVTDLGQYSYPYEYYAAGPSRTTREDGIHRCVHCETSGVEETYTYCPNCGAIACDSHSKTERVEGEPVCTGCAVTERFALKTKYFYDEENLQAFREEYETMPIHEKAMENKPLIGGGFVMTILAIVGLLVALGVI; from the coding sequence ATGGCTGTCCTGGACGACCTCTCGGGGTTCGAGTTTGAGGACCTGATAGAGGACGTCTTCCGAAACCTCGGGTACGAGGACGTCCGGCAGGCCGAGCGGACGGCCGACGAGGGTCGAGACGTCATTATGGAGGAGGTCGTCGACGGAACTCGCCGGGCGATCGTCGTCGAGTGCAAGCACACCGGAACGGTCGGTCGACCAGTCGTCCAGAAACTCCACTCGGCCGTCGCCACTTTCGACTTCGACGGACCCAGGCGCGGGATGGTCGTCACGACGGGGCGATTTACGAACCCGGCCGAGGAGTACGTCCAGCGTCTCCGGGAGAACGACGATCCCCATCCCATCGAACTCCTCGATGGCGAAGACCTCCGGGAGATCGCCGACGAGATCGGCCTGGACCTCTACAACGGCCGCATCGAGATTCTTTGTGATGAAGCCCTCCGCCCGTACGACCCGGCAGCCGATGTCGAGGCACCCGTCCGGGAAGCATTCCGTAATATCGAGAATATCGACGCCGGCGACCTTCCGCCGCCGCACTCACAGGTGCTGTTTCGGCCGGTTGTTGCCATTACGGCCGATACCAACGCCGTCTTCGAGACATCTGTCGGCGAGATCCACCGGATCAACGATCGGACGCGATTCGTCGTGCACGCCGAGCGGGGCCATCCGCAAGTGGCTGACGACGATGTCGCGACGCTGGTCACGGAGAATCTCCACGCGACGGTTGATCTCGAGGAGGATCGCTTTGCGGAGATCTTCGACGAAATCGAGCAGCGGCGGTTCGGCCAGACCCAGACTGAGTACAAGGACTGGGCTGTCGACCGGTTGCAGGACTATCACACGACGACGGTGACCTACACCGGCGACAACAACGTCACGTACAACAAAACCTGCGAGCCGAATCTCTCGGACATCTCGGTCCAGTCGATCGAACCGGTTTACCTCCCTGAAGTTCGCCAGGTGACCGATCTGGGGCAGTATTCCTACCCCTACGAGTACTACGCCGCCGGCCCCTCACGGACGACTCGTGAGGACGGCATCCATCGTTGCGTTCACTGCGAGACCAGTGGTGTGGAGGAAACCTACACGTACTGTCCCAACTGCGGGGCGATCGCCTGCGACAGCCACAGTAAGACCGAACGGGTGGAAGGTGAGCCAGTCTGTACGGGCTGTGCGGTCACCGAGCGGTTCGCGCTGAAGACGAAGTACTTCTACGACGAAGAGAACCTCCAAGCGTTCCGCGAGGAGTATGAAACCATGCCGATCCACGAGAAAGCCATGGAGAACAAACCGCTGATCGGGGGCGGATTCGTGATGACGATCCTCGCGATTGTCGGTCTTCTTGTCGCCCTGGGCGTAATTTAG
- a CDS encoding helicase-related protein gives MDDFDPGDRILLNGVTAEVIKTYSVGDLDYLRAYVEDEGVKTVCIDDIEVESKRDQMGELSAASADQLHPDHDAVSAEWFDLRSQALRLQIAHEQGQLLSISNSLVRLEPYQLDAVNWVMQKLRQRALIADDVGLGKTIEAGLILKELAARNRADRVLFVVPAHLQKKWIRDMDRFFDLDLVPADRQWVDGERRRLGEEANIWDQEHQQLVTSQAFLRQDEFQPPLEEAFWDVVVVDEAHKAAKRGESPSKTSKMVERIAGNSDSLLLLSATPHDGKGEAFRSLVEYIDPFLVAEDQDLSTDAVDRVMIRRGKQTLYDDHGERIFPDREVNTVPVEMTHDERQFYQAVTEYVQNVYNRSEKLNEPAVGFAMALMQKRLVSSIGAIRATLSRRLADLVDEQSTSTSLSEEASAYLDGEDLDETDKQRAEEELSALTVTESDAQLEEEIETLRDLVSLAEGISVDSKAQKVRRYIQQLLEEQPDEKLLLFTEYRDTLDYLLDLVKNEPWADEILVIHGDVDKEERARIEEEFNHGQSRLLFATDAASEGIDLQHSCHIMVNYELPWNPNRLEQRIGRLHRYGQDKEVKVWNFTFEDTREGEIFEMLQNKVENIRDKLGNTADVLGMLDDINVDSLIMESIQNDEPASATKEELEELIDERQRTLQEWYERSLIDTSTFDQESREKIQEVMDESEEVYGTEADIHEFVERGVEALGGDVEKSGDHLYRAKLPRSLRQGTDEEYGPFTFSRDFAMDHEGIDYVSPDDDLVQRLMQQILDSDHGDVGLKLLPFVDEPGIVYNYRVTFEDGTNELIREEMIPVYVDARHQDPRQQLGQRVVQGNSIKGSPDADRVRSVIQSQEQLREAADRYISQQVASLKEELYERRREETQQELDDLEEYAESERQRIEEFIDEYERKAAAGSDMDIAIRSQQERLNKLEQRIEDRHQELQRKAQVISLAPEVENVCLAFPV, from the coding sequence ATGGATGACTTCGATCCCGGTGACCGGATTCTGCTCAACGGGGTAACCGCCGAGGTCATCAAGACCTACTCCGTCGGAGATCTGGACTATCTCCGGGCATACGTCGAAGACGAGGGCGTCAAGACCGTCTGTATCGACGACATAGAAGTCGAATCGAAACGCGATCAAATGGGGGAGTTGAGCGCGGCGTCAGCTGACCAGTTGCATCCAGACCACGACGCCGTCTCGGCAGAGTGGTTCGACTTGCGATCACAGGCGCTCCGTCTCCAGATCGCTCACGAACAGGGCCAGTTGCTGAGTATCTCGAACTCGCTGGTCCGCCTCGAACCCTACCAGCTCGACGCGGTCAACTGGGTCATGCAAAAACTTCGCCAGCGTGCACTCATCGCCGACGACGTCGGCCTCGGCAAGACCATCGAGGCCGGCCTCATCCTCAAGGAACTCGCCGCTCGCAACCGCGCGGACCGTGTTCTGTTCGTCGTTCCGGCCCACCTCCAGAAGAAGTGGATCCGAGACATGGACCGCTTCTTTGATCTCGACCTCGTGCCTGCCGACCGGCAGTGGGTCGACGGGGAACGCCGCCGACTCGGCGAGGAAGCCAACATCTGGGACCAGGAACACCAGCAGTTGGTCACGAGCCAGGCTTTCCTCCGACAGGACGAGTTCCAGCCCCCCCTCGAGGAAGCGTTCTGGGACGTCGTAGTGGTCGACGAAGCGCACAAGGCCGCCAAACGAGGCGAGTCCCCCAGTAAGACGTCGAAGATGGTCGAACGAATCGCCGGCAACTCTGACTCCCTGTTACTCCTCAGCGCAACCCCCCATGACGGTAAAGGCGAAGCGTTCCGTTCACTCGTCGAGTATATCGATCCGTTCCTCGTGGCCGAGGATCAAGACCTCTCGACGGATGCCGTCGACCGCGTGATGATTCGTCGCGGGAAGCAAACGTTGTACGACGATCACGGCGAGCGCATTTTCCCAGACCGTGAGGTCAACACTGTGCCCGTGGAGATGACTCACGACGAGCGGCAGTTCTATCAGGCCGTTACTGAATACGTCCAGAACGTCTACAATCGCTCCGAGAAGCTGAACGAGCCAGCGGTCGGATTTGCGATGGCACTAATGCAAAAACGCCTCGTCAGCAGCATCGGCGCCATCCGAGCGACGCTGAGTCGTCGCTTGGCGGACCTCGTCGATGAGCAGTCAACCTCCACTAGTCTCTCGGAAGAAGCCTCCGCATATCTCGACGGTGAAGATCTCGACGAAACGGACAAACAACGAGCCGAAGAAGAACTCTCCGCGCTGACCGTCACCGAGAGCGATGCGCAACTCGAAGAAGAGATCGAAACCCTCCGAGACCTCGTTTCGCTCGCCGAGGGCATCTCCGTCGATTCAAAGGCCCAGAAGGTCCGACGCTACATCCAGCAGCTGCTAGAAGAGCAACCCGACGAGAAACTCCTCCTGTTCACCGAGTACCGGGACACATTGGACTACCTCCTTGACCTCGTGAAGAACGAACCCTGGGCCGACGAGATTCTCGTCATCCACGGTGACGTCGACAAGGAGGAACGTGCTCGCATCGAGGAGGAATTCAACCACGGCCAGTCCCGACTGCTGTTCGCAACCGACGCAGCGAGCGAGGGGATTGACCTCCAGCACAGTTGCCACATCATGGTGAACTACGAGCTGCCGTGGAATCCGAATCGCCTCGAGCAGCGAATCGGCCGGCTTCACCGCTACGGGCAGGACAAGGAGGTCAAAGTCTGGAACTTTACCTTCGAGGACACCCGCGAAGGCGAGATCTTCGAGATGCTCCAGAACAAGGTCGAGAACATTCGCGATAAACTCGGCAACACGGCTGACGTGCTGGGGATGCTCGACGACATCAACGTCGACTCGCTCATCATGGAGTCTATCCAGAACGACGAACCGGCGAGCGCGACCAAGGAAGAACTCGAGGAGCTCATTGACGAGCGTCAACGCACGCTCCAAGAGTGGTACGAACGAAGCCTCATCGATACGAGTACGTTCGATCAAGAGAGCCGAGAGAAGATCCAGGAAGTGATGGACGAGTCCGAGGAAGTCTACGGAACGGAGGCAGATATCCACGAGTTCGTCGAGCGCGGCGTCGAGGCACTCGGTGGTGATGTCGAGAAATCCGGGGACCATCTCTACAGGGCAAAATTGCCTCGCTCCCTTCGACAGGGAACAGACGAGGAGTACGGGCCGTTCACGTTCAGCCGAGACTTCGCGATGGATCACGAGGGTATCGACTACGTCTCGCCGGATGACGATCTGGTCCAGCGACTCATGCAGCAAATCCTGGATAGTGACCACGGCGATGTCGGCCTGAAGCTCCTCCCGTTCGTGGACGAGCCCGGTATTGTCTACAACTACCGGGTTACGTTCGAGGATGGAACGAACGAGCTCATCCGCGAAGAGATGATCCCCGTCTATGTCGATGCTCGCCACCAAGACCCACGACAGCAACTCGGTCAGCGTGTTGTCCAGGGAAACAGTATCAAAGGGTCACCCGACGCTGACCGTGTTCGATCGGTGATTCAAAGTCAGGAGCAGCTGCGAGAAGCGGCCGACCGATACATCAGTCAGCAGGTCGCATCCTTGAAGGAGGAATTATACGAACGCCGTCGAGAGGAAACCCAGCAAGAATTGGATGACCTTGAAGAGTATGCTGAATCCGAACGCCAACGGATTGAGGAGTTTATCGATGAGTACGAGCGGAAAGCAGCGGCTGGATCGGATATGGATATCGCGATCCGATCTCAACAAGAGCGGCTGAACAAACTTGAACAACGTATTGAAGACAGGCACCAAGAACTGCAGCGGAAGGCTCAGGTCATCTCACTCGCGCCTGAAGTCGAAAACGTTTGCTTAGCTTTCCCGGTCTGA
- the pglZ gene encoding BREX-5 system phosphatase PglZ: MPATKTLHQAARDTIENAIEEAPDDDPVIIWWDDGGDLREIVEPISRDLGCDFHAAEHTPLELRADAPRETTVWYVPQARTDDVDWFRDVENTGGVVEAHIGKLAARCFGNDRLQAGTVRTAYGDAEGVEREQVADILFEALNGDGGLPDLQSLQTQIVLDGHDDPVAFVLEHGVENLSEETDKLAEIRDLLVDEGVAAVEGVTDEQTLVERTRRWAVAEWLVDEGLEKSLLDSAYQPKQSSSLGISRPKLQAVLSKTERPAELALTYLDPNARFWHDILRTYDDPWEIADCPVDASLEHELWDDWTGSFGAGDYETCATRASRRQQRLEQTYGDVPWTHVWEQAVEVAKLAQELETWEERGDTTDVVDLYGDIDDGTWQIDNAVFNLIISGEPEHDLPEEHPATATLNDLRTSLTESRYLDYLSDLGDLVADQIEAGSPFVGENHVHQFFDQEQDHLQSGQSVALFVVDALRFDLAHELAESVRNQLSSLEVDETTWVGTLPSDTEFGKAALTPGSKFSFNIELEDGELSPERNGREITNYQREKMLKDDGWSYIMQSEDDALGWSNPRVAFYWNDLDKAGEEELTDFEGVFSDRIDAIAGIICEKLGNESFDRAYILADHGFVSLPQSVDIDDIYPPDEAEEVTRRWVAGSTLDEDAPGVLLDEKAHLGYLDDDTKISALADPIQRFRNQGLPDARFLHGGALPQEFVLNFVTITQE, from the coding sequence ATGCCAGCAACGAAAACTCTTCACCAGGCGGCCCGCGACACCATCGAGAACGCTATCGAGGAGGCTCCCGACGACGATCCGGTCATCATCTGGTGGGACGACGGCGGTGACCTCCGAGAAATCGTTGAACCCATCAGCCGTGACCTCGGCTGTGACTTCCACGCGGCAGAACACACGCCGCTCGAACTCCGTGCCGACGCTCCACGCGAGACGACCGTCTGGTACGTCCCGCAAGCCCGGACCGACGACGTCGATTGGTTCCGCGACGTCGAGAACACCGGCGGTGTCGTTGAGGCGCACATCGGCAAACTCGCGGCCCGCTGTTTCGGGAACGATCGCTTGCAGGCGGGCACGGTTCGGACGGCCTACGGAGACGCTGAAGGCGTCGAACGCGAGCAAGTCGCTGACATCCTTTTCGAAGCCCTCAACGGCGACGGCGGGTTGCCGGACCTCCAGAGCCTCCAGACCCAGATCGTGTTGGATGGTCACGACGATCCCGTGGCGTTCGTCCTGGAACACGGTGTCGAGAACCTCTCCGAGGAAACCGACAAACTGGCCGAGATCCGGGACCTCCTCGTGGACGAAGGCGTCGCAGCCGTCGAGGGCGTCACCGACGAGCAGACGCTCGTCGAGCGCACACGGCGGTGGGCCGTTGCCGAGTGGCTCGTCGACGAAGGGCTTGAGAAGTCACTCCTCGATTCAGCATACCAGCCCAAACAGAGTTCCAGCCTCGGAATTTCCAGACCGAAACTCCAGGCTGTACTGAGCAAGACTGAACGTCCAGCAGAGCTGGCCCTGACGTATCTCGATCCGAACGCTCGCTTTTGGCACGACATCCTGCGCACGTATGACGATCCGTGGGAAATCGCCGACTGTCCGGTCGATGCTTCACTGGAACACGAACTGTGGGACGACTGGACTGGCTCGTTCGGTGCCGGCGACTACGAGACGTGTGCAACTCGTGCCTCCCGCCGTCAGCAACGGCTTGAACAGACCTACGGTGACGTTCCGTGGACGCACGTCTGGGAACAGGCAGTCGAGGTCGCCAAACTCGCACAGGAACTCGAGACGTGGGAAGAACGCGGCGATACGACCGACGTTGTCGACCTCTACGGCGACATCGACGACGGCACCTGGCAGATCGATAATGCCGTCTTCAACCTCATCATCTCGGGTGAGCCGGAGCATGACCTCCCTGAAGAGCATCCTGCGACTGCTACCCTGAACGACCTGCGCACGTCGCTGACTGAGTCGCGATACCTCGATTACCTCAGCGACCTTGGGGATCTCGTCGCCGACCAGATCGAGGCGGGGTCACCGTTCGTCGGTGAAAACCACGTGCATCAGTTTTTCGACCAGGAACAAGATCACCTCCAGAGTGGCCAGAGCGTGGCCTTGTTCGTCGTCGATGCGCTCCGCTTCGATCTCGCGCACGAACTGGCTGAATCCGTCCGTAATCAACTATCCAGCCTCGAGGTCGACGAGACCACCTGGGTCGGTACGCTCCCCTCGGACACCGAGTTCGGTAAAGCAGCACTCACACCCGGCAGTAAGTTCAGTTTCAACATCGAACTCGAGGATGGGGAGCTGAGTCCCGAACGAAACGGTCGGGAGATCACGAACTACCAGCGCGAGAAGATGCTGAAGGACGATGGATGGAGTTACATCATGCAGAGCGAGGACGATGCCTTGGGGTGGAGCAATCCACGTGTCGCGTTCTATTGGAACGATCTCGACAAGGCTGGTGAGGAGGAATTGACCGATTTCGAGGGCGTGTTCAGCGATCGGATCGATGCAATTGCCGGGATCATCTGTGAGAAACTCGGAAACGAGAGCTTCGATCGGGCATACATCCTCGCCGATCACGGCTTCGTTTCTCTCCCGCAGAGCGTCGATATCGATGACATCTATCCGCCGGACGAGGCTGAGGAAGTGACGCGTCGGTGGGTTGCCGGCAGCACCCTCGACGAAGATGCACCTGGTGTCCTCCTCGATGAAAAAGCTCACCTCGGCTATCTCGATGACGACACGAAAATAAGCGCACTCGCGGATCCGATTCAGCGGTTCCGCAATCAGGGACTACCCGATGCCCGGTTCCTCCACGGTGGGGCCCTCCCACAAGAATTCGTGCTCAACTTCGTAACGATCACGCAGGAGTGA